Proteins encoded within one genomic window of Mauremys mutica isolate MM-2020 ecotype Southern chromosome 11, ASM2049712v1, whole genome shotgun sequence:
- the LOC123344298 gene encoding ATP-sensitive inward rectifier potassium channel 12 gives MLDSGMSTGRVNAYSIVSSEEDGLRLTTMPGLNGFGNGKIHTRRKCRNRFVKKNGQCNVEFTNMDDKPQRYIADMFTTCVDIRWRYMLLLFSLAFLVSWLLFGLIFWLIALVHGDLENPAGDDNFKPCVLHVNGFGAAFLFSIETQTTIGYGFRCVTEECPLAVFMVVVQSIVGCIIDSFMIGAIMAKMARPKKRAQTLLFSHNAVVAMRDGKLCLMWRVGNLRKSHIVEAHVRAQLIKPRITEEGEYIPLDQIDIDVGFDKGLDRIFLVSPITILHEINEESPLFGISHQDLETDDFEIVVILEGMVEATAMTTQARSSYLASEILWGHRFEPVLFEEKNQYKVDYSHFHKTYEVPSTPRCSAKDLVENKFLLPSTNSFCYENELAFMSRDEEEEEEEDDDSRGLDDLNPDNRHEFDRLQATIALDQRSYRRESEI, from the coding sequence ATGCTTGACTCAGGGATGAGCACAGGCAGAGTCAACGCATACAGCATAGTATCCTCTGAGGAAGACGGGCTGAGGTTGACCACCATGCCAGGACTCAACGGCTTTGGGAACGGTAAGATCCACACCAGAAGGAAATGCCGAAACAGGTTCGTGAAGAAGAATGGCCAGTGCAATGTCGAGTTCACCAACATGGATGACAAGCCTCAAAGATACATCGCGGACATGTTCACGACATGCGTCGACATCCGCTGGAGGTACATGTTGTTGCTCTTCTCcctggcctttctggtgtcctGGTTATTATTTGGGCTGATTTTCTGGCTCATTGCACTTGTCCATGGAGACCTAGAAAACCCAGCCGGGGATGACAACTTCAAGCCTTGCGTTCTTCATGTGAACGGCTTTGGGGCTGCTTTTCTGTTCTCCATTGAAACCCAAACGACGATCGGCTATGGATTCCGCTGCGTGACAGAGGAGTGCCCGCTAGCCGTCTTCATGGTGGTGGTGCAATCCATTGTGGGGTGTATAATCGACTCCTTCATGATTGGGGCAATCATGGCAAAGATGGCCAGGCCCAAGAAAAGGGCCCAAACGTTACTTTTCAGCCATAACGCTGTCGTGGCCATGAGAGATGGGAagctctgcctgatgtggagagtTGGGAACCTTCGAAAAAGCCACATTGTGGAAGCCCACGTGAGAGCTCAGTTAATTAAGCCTCGAATCACCGAGGAGGGGGAGTATATCCCCCTCGATCAAATAGACATTGACGTTGGGTTTGACAAAGGCTTGGACCGTATTTTCTTGGTGTCACCAATCACTATTCTTCATGAGATCAATGAGGAAAGCCCGCTGTTTGGAATTAGCCACCAGGACCTGGAAACAGATGACTTTGAAATTGTGGTGATCCTTGAAGGGATGGTAGAAGCCACAGCCATGACGACACAAGCTCGGAGCTCCTACCTGGCCAGCGAGATCCTTTGGGGTCACCGCTTTGAGCCCGTCCTGTTTGAGGAGAAAAACCAGTACAAAGTAGACTACTCGCACTTCCACAAAACCTATGAGGTGCCGTCAACTCCGCGGTGCAGTGCTAAGGACTTAGTGGAGAACAAATTCCTGCTCCCTAGCACCAACTCCTTCTGCTACGAGAATGAACTTGCCTTCATGAGCcgtgatgaggaggaggaggaggaagaggacgaTGACAGCAGGGGTCTGGATGACCTGAACCCGGACAACAGGCATGAATTTGACCGGCTTCAGGCCACAATAGCACTGGATCAGAGGTCCTATAGAAGGGAGTCTGAAATATGA